The proteins below are encoded in one region of Dasypus novemcinctus isolate mDasNov1 chromosome 13, mDasNov1.1.hap2, whole genome shotgun sequence:
- the LOC139436361 gene encoding IgA FC receptor-like, producing the protein MARRHPLSALRVWNKALVGAAVELGSLKHGVTGPGNKRPDAALTSRQPGERISTEENHREAHTGASREQHSCNRGQQSPEVSESPEVSESPEVSQSTRGRQSPRGQPEPPRSARAPEVGQSPRGRREHPRAPEVSQSPRGRPEPPRSARAPEVGESTRGRPEPPRSARAPEVSESPEVSESPEVSERPEVSERPEAERVKEQPAEAATWRRNIAKMDGILQDA; encoded by the exons ATGGCCCGGCGACACCCACTGTCAGCACTAAGGGTCTGGAACAAGGCGCTGGTCGGAGCTGCCGTAGAGCTGGGCTCACTGAAACACGGGGTGACGGGACCTGGAAACAAGCGGCCGGATGCAGCACTAACCTCTCGGCAGCCAGGGGAGCGCATC TCAACAGAGGAGAACCACCGAGAGGCCCACACAGGCGCGAGCCGAGAACAGCACAGCTGCAACCGAGGTCAGCAGAGCCCCGAGGTCAGCGAGAGCCCCGAGGTCAGCGAGAGCCCCGAGGTCAGCCAGAGCACCCGAGGTCGGCAGAGCCCCCGAGGTCAGCCAGAGCCCCCGAGGTCGGCCAGAGCCCCCGAGGTCGGCCAGAGCCCCCGAGGTCGGCGAGAGCACCCGAG AGCCCCCGAGGTCAGCCAGAGCCCCCGAGGTCGGCCAGAGCCCCCGAGGTCGGCCAGAGCCCCCGAGGTCGGCGAGAGCACCCGAGGTCGGCCAGAGCCCCCGAGGTCAGCCAGAGCCCCCGAGGTCAGCGAGAGCCCCGAGGTCAGCGAGAGCCCCGAGGTCAGCGAGAGGCCCGAGGTCAGCGAGAGGCCCGAG GCTGAGAGGGtgaaggagcagcctgccgaagCAGCTACTTGGAGGCGAAACATTGCAAAAATGGATGGCATCCTCCAGGATGCATGA